The Fusarium falciforme chromosome 7, complete sequence genome window below encodes:
- a CDS encoding Beta-glucosidase, which produces MGDISSFLSEDKSLFDVEQVLKELTTLEKIDLLAGVDFWHTKAVPRLNVPSIRMSDGPNGVRGTRFFNGVPAACFPCGTGLAATWNTGLLREAGHLMGTEARAKGAHVLLGPTVNMQRSPLGGRAFESFSEDPVLSGDCASAIINGIQSTGVVASIKHFVANDQEHERMAVDSLVTERALREIYALPFQIAVRDSNPGSFMTSYNKVNGVHVSENLNMIEKIVRKEWGWQGLVTSDWYGTYSTVESLEAGLDIEMPGPTRWRGQMLLHALMSRKIDMEVINERVRQVLKLVHRAVQTGIPENAPEQGRDTPETASLLRTIASEAIVLLKNENNALPFKKDKKVVVIGPNARTAVYCGGGSATLRPYYAVLPFEGIAKKAENLSYSIGCYSHKMLPLLGSQLRTDDGRSGVTFKAFTSPDTVKDRVPVDTLHLDTTDMYFADYYHPEITENLWWGEIEALFEAEETGDFMFGLTVFGTARLYVDDELVVDNETTQRPGGTFFNVGTVEETGVRHLTAGQTYRIRVVFASGAASKLGDAEGVVSYGSGGLRIGGARVIDPEDEIAKAVELAKTADQVVLFVGLNSDFEQEGHDRPHMDLPGRTDELVSAVAAVNPKTVVVVQSGSPVTMPWADSVAAVVQAWYGGNETGNAIADILFGDVNPSGKLPLSFPIHVEDNPAFLNYRSEHGRVLYGEDIYVGYRFYETTKRPALWSFGSGLSYTTFDLLDLSIQKDQRDGREILLVDVGVKNTGPVDGAQVVQVYVAARSSSVKRPMKELKGFSKVFVKAGETAVAKISIERKYAASIWDETRHQWVEEAGTYDVLVGDSSSNIQLKGHFEVSDTTWWSGL; this is translated from the exons atgggaGACATTTCTAGCTTCTTATCAGAGGATAAGTCGTTGTTCGACGTTGAACAAGTCTTGAAGGAGTTGACAACGCTTGAAAAGATTGATCTCCTAGCAG GTGTCGACTTCTGGCACACCAAGGCGGTCCCTCGACTCAATGTTCCCTCGATTCGAATGTCAGATGGCCCCAATGGGGTCCGAGGTACCAGGTTCTTCAACGGTGTGCCCGCAGCCTGCTTCCCATGCGGTACTGGCCTTGCAGCGACTTGGAATACAGGCCTTCTTCGCGAAGCTGGGCACCTAATGGGCACAGAGGCGAGGGCAAAAGGCGCCCACGTGCTGTTAGGTCCCACGGTCAATATGCAGCGGAGTCCTCTTGGCGGGCGAGCTTTCGAATCCTTCTCCGAGGACCCTGTCCTGTCCGGAGACTGCGCGTCAGCCATTATAAACGGCATACAGAGTACTGGAGTTGTGGCATCGATCAAGCACTTTGTGGCTAACGACCAGGAACATGAACGTATGGCTGTCGACTCGCTTGTTACGGAACGGGCTTTGCGAGAGATCTATGCTCTTCCCTTTCAGATCGCCGTGAGGGACTCGAATCCTGGGTCGTTTATGacatcttataataaggtcaATGGTGTGCACGTGAGTGAGAACCTGAACATGATCGAGAAGATTGTCCGAAAAGAATGGGGATGGCAGGGCCTGGTGACGAGCGATTG GTACGGGACATACTCAACAGTTGAATCCCTCGAGGCCGGACTGGACATTGAAATGCCGGGCCCGACCCGTTGGCGCGGACAGATGCTCCTCCACGCACTCATGTCCAGGAAGATTGACATGGAGGTCATAAACGAGCGAGTTAGGCAGGTCCTGAAGCTTGTACACCGAGCCGTGCAGACAGGTATTCCTGAAAATGCACCTGAGCAGGGTCGGGACACCCCAGAAACGGCGTCCCTTTTGAGAACGATTGCGAGCGAAGCTATCGTCCTTCTGAAGAATGAGAATAACGCACTTCCTTTCAAGAAGGATAAAAAG GTCGTTGTCATTGGCCCTAATGCCAGGACAGCTGTCTACTGCGGCGGCGGATCAGCTACTCTACGTCCATACTATGCCGTCCTCCCCTTCGAGGGCATTGCTAAAAAGGCCGAAAATCTCTCGTATTCGATCGGTTGTTACTCCCACAAGATGTTGCCACTTCTCGGGTCACAACTTCGAACCGACGATGGTCGAAGCGGCGTCACCTTTAAAGCCTTCACTTCCCCCGACACAGTCAAAGATCGAGTCCCCGTTGATACTTTACATCTGGATACCACGGACATGTACTTCGCCGACTACTATCACCCTGAAATTACCGAGAACCTCTGGTGGGGAGAGATTGAGGCTCTTttcgaggctgaggagacTGGTGACTTCATGTTTGGGCTCACTGTATTCGGAACGGCTAGGCTCTATGTCGACGATGAGCTTGTGGTCGATAATGAGACCACGCAACGCCCCGGAGGAACCTTCTTCAATGTTGGCACTGTTGAGGAGACCGGGGTGAGACACCTAACCGCTGGGCAAACATACAGGATCAGAGTTGTTTTTGCCAGCGGTGCCGCGTCAAAACTTGGTGATGCCGAGGGTGTTGTTTCTTATGGCAGCGGCGGCCTAAGAATCGGAGGGGCCAGAGTGATTGATCCGGAAGACGAGATTGCCAAGGCTGTGGAGTTGGCCAAGACGGCTGATCAGGTCGTCTTGTTTGTTGGCCTCAACTCTGACTTTGAGCAAGAGGGCCATGACCGTCCTCACATGGACCTCCCCGGACGGACTGATGAGCTTGTGTCGGCGGTGGCAGCGGTCAATCCGAAGACAGTCGTGGTTGTTCAGTCCGGATCACCTGTTACCATGCCTTGGGCTGACTCGGTTGCCGCGGTAGTACAAGCGTGGTACGGCGGTAACGAGACCGGAAATGCCATTGCGGATATTCTATTCGGCGACGTCAACCCCTCAGGGAAGCTGCCCCTGTCCTTCCCCATTCATGTCGAGGACAACCCGGCTTTCTTGAACTATCGCTCGGAGCATGGTCGGGTTCTTTACGGAGAGGATATTTACGTCGGTTACCGATTCTACGAGACAACCAAGCGACCTGCTCTGTGGTCATTTGGTTCTGGACTATCATACACTACTTTCGACCTGCTGGATCTTTCCATTCAGAAAGATCAAAGGGATGGGCGCGAGATTCTCCTTGTTGACGTTGGTGTCAAGAACACTGGCCCCGTTGATGGTGCCCAAGTGGTCCAGGTATACGTTGCCGCCCGGTCCTCGTCAGTCAAGCGTCCGATGAAAGAGCTCAAGGGGTTCTCAAAGGTCTTTGTCAAAGCTGGTGAAACAGCCGTTGCCAAGATTTCTATCGAGAGGAAATATGCCGCGAGCATCTGGGACGAGACGAGGCATCAAtgggtggaggaggcgggGACATATGATGTCCTAGTGGGAGATTCCAGCTCAAACATTCAGCTGAAGGGCCATTTTGAGGTTTCGGATACAACCTGGTGGTCTGGCCTGTAA
- a CDS encoding HD domain-containing protein, with amino-acid sequence MVYPKIAKLLLLLLALSFGPAQASPTAKNGLAYRHTVPRRTIAGVKVVDTPIVRAAHDYALKHSSDFTYRHIMRSWLFGAIVIEHNETLRNTVDLEVHAVAALLHDLGWDQTPGSPFVSHDKRFEVDGAIAAREFIQNNIHGKKWDERRVQLVWDAIALHTQPSIFNYKELEVVTTGNGILSDFQGPFLGITTEEYSAVLSEFPSNGMRDGLNNTIIWLCQSKPATTYDTWMQPWGDNYVSSYQSEGNRLFDDLFLNLP; translated from the exons ATGGTGTACCCTAAAATTGCAAAACTTCTCTTGCTTCTGCTGGCTCTGTCGTTTGGGCCAGCTCAGGCTTCACCTACCGCAAAAAACGGCCTTGCCTACCGTCATACTGTGCCTCGACGAACGATTGCTGGTGTCAAAGTTGTCGACACTCCAATCGTGCGCGCCGCCCATGACTACGCCCTCAAACACAGCAGTGACTTTACCTACAGGCATATCATGCGGAGCTGGCTATTTGGCGCCATTGTCATCGAACACAACGAGACCCTTCGCAACACTGTGGACTTGGAGGTGCATGCTGTGGCTGCTCTTCTTCACGACTTGGGTTGGGACCAAACTCCCGGCTCGCCATTTGTAAGCCATGATAAGAGATTCGAGGTGGATGGTGCAATTGCCGCCAGAGAATTTATCCAGAATAACATACATGGTAAAAAGTGGGATGAGCGAAGAGTACAGCTTGTTTGGGACGCTATTGCTCTTCATACCCAACCTAGTATCTTCAACTACAAAGAACTCGAGGTTGTAACTACAGGCAACGGAATTTTGTCCGATTTCCAGGGGCCCTTCCTCGGCATCACCACGGAAGAGTATTCTGCCGTGCTCTCAGAGTTTCCCAGCAACGGCATGAGGGATGGCCTGAACAATACTATCATTTGGCTTTGCCAGTCGAAGCCAGCTACGACATACG ACACGTGGATGCAGCCTTGGGGAGACAATTATGTCTCAAGCTACCAGTCTGAGGGAAACAGGCTTTTTGATGACTTATTCTTGAATCTTCCTTAA